In the genome of Mycobacterium kansasii ATCC 12478, one region contains:
- a CDS encoding bifunctional riboflavin kinase/FAD synthetase, producing MQRWRGQDEIPTDWGRCVLTVGVFDGVHRGHAELIAHAVKAGRTRGVPTVLMTFDPHPMEVVYPGSHPAQLTTLTRRAELVEELGIDVFLVMPFTTDFMKLTPDRYIHELLVEHLHVVEVVVGENFTFGKKAAGNVHTLRRAGERFGFAVEAMSLVSEHHSHETVTFSSTYIRSCVDAGDVMAATEALGRPHRVEGVVVRGYGRGAELGFPTANIAPPMYSAIPADGVYAAWFTVLGHGPATGAVIPGERYQAAVSIGTNPTFSGRTRTVEAFVLDTTADLYGQHVALDFVARIRGQKKFESVRDLVAEIAADTERTRALLTGG from the coding sequence GTGCAGCGGTGGCGCGGCCAAGACGAGATCCCCACGGACTGGGGTAGATGCGTACTGACGGTCGGGGTGTTCGACGGCGTGCATCGCGGGCACGCGGAGTTGATCGCGCACGCGGTGAAAGCCGGCCGTACCCGCGGCGTGCCGACCGTGCTGATGACATTCGATCCACATCCCATGGAAGTGGTGTACCCCGGCAGTCATCCGGCGCAGCTGACGACGCTGACTCGCCGCGCTGAGCTGGTCGAAGAGCTGGGCATCGACGTATTCCTGGTGATGCCGTTCACCACCGACTTCATGAAGCTCACCCCGGACCGCTACATCCACGAGTTGCTGGTCGAGCACCTGCACGTGGTTGAGGTCGTCGTGGGTGAGAACTTCACCTTCGGTAAGAAGGCGGCCGGCAATGTGCACACCCTGCGGCGGGCCGGCGAGCGGTTCGGGTTCGCGGTGGAGGCGATGTCGCTGGTGTCCGAGCACCACAGCCACGAGACCGTGACGTTCTCGTCCACCTACATCCGGTCCTGCGTGGACGCGGGTGACGTGATGGCGGCCACCGAAGCACTAGGCCGCCCCCACCGCGTCGAAGGCGTCGTGGTCCGCGGCTACGGGCGGGGGGCCGAGCTCGGTTTTCCCACCGCTAACATCGCACCCCCGATGTATTCGGCCATCCCCGCCGACGGTGTGTACGCGGCCTGGTTCACGGTTTTGGGCCATGGCCCGGCAACCGGGGCGGTGATTCCCGGTGAGCGCTACCAGGCCGCGGTGTCGATCGGGACCAATCCGACGTTCTCCGGGCGTACCCGTACCGTCGAGGCCTTCGTGCTGGACACCACCGCAGACCTGTACGGCCAACATGTGGCCCTGGACTTCGTTGCTCGGATCCGTGGCCAGAAGAAGTTCGAATCGGTTCGTGACCTCGTCGCCGAGATTGCCGCCGACACCGAGCGCACCCGGGCGTTGCTGACCGGGGGCTGA
- the rpsO gene encoding 30S ribosomal protein S15 has translation MALTAEQKKEILKTYGLHETDTGSPEAQIALLTKRIADLTEHLKVHKHDHHSRRGLLLLVGRRRRLIKYISQIDVERYRSLIERLGLRR, from the coding sequence GTGGCGCTGACTGCCGAGCAGAAAAAGGAAATTCTCAAGACCTACGGTCTGCATGAGACCGACACCGGATCCCCCGAAGCGCAGATCGCGCTGCTGACCAAGCGGATCGCCGACCTGACCGAGCACCTGAAGGTGCACAAGCATGACCACCACTCGCGCCGGGGGCTGCTGCTGCTGGTGGGCCGCCGGCGACGGCTGATCAAGTACATCTCCCAGATCGATGTCGAGCGCTACCGCTCGCTCATCGAGCGGCTGGGTCTGCGTCGCTGA
- the lppU gene encoding LppU family putative lipoprotein, whose amino-acid sequence MRALASVVVAASGIVLGCSSATNLVDLKVGDCLKLGGTPDRPQATKAACGSPDSNFKVVAVVKPGGERTQCPADVDSSYSMHNSLSGENSTLCLDVDWVVGGCMSVDPAHKTEPFRVDCNDASAPHRQRATQILENLEPPVTADQCASGVGYTYTQRRFAVCVEDVTNGPRT is encoded by the coding sequence ATGCGCGCCCTCGCGTCCGTGGTCGTGGCGGCGTCCGGGATAGTGCTGGGGTGCTCGTCAGCGACCAACCTGGTCGACCTCAAGGTGGGGGATTGTCTCAAGCTCGGCGGCACACCCGACCGACCACAGGCCACCAAGGCGGCGTGCGGCAGCCCGGACTCTAATTTCAAGGTCGTCGCTGTGGTGAAGCCCGGGGGCGAGCGCACGCAATGCCCGGCCGACGTCGACTCCTCATATTCCATGCATAACTCGTTAAGCGGCGAGAACAGCACCCTATGCCTGGACGTCGATTGGGTCGTCGGCGGCTGCATGAGCGTCGACCCGGCGCACAAAACCGAACCGTTCCGGGTGGACTGCAACGACGCGTCGGCGCCGCATCGGCAGCGGGCCACGCAGATCCTGGAAAACTTGGAGCCGCCCGTCACCGCCGACCAATGTGCCAGCGGCGTGGGCTACACCTACACCCAGCGGCGGTTCGCCGTGTGCGTCGAGGACGTCACCAACGGACCGCGGACATAG
- a CDS encoding polyribonucleotide nucleotidyltransferase produces MSVAEIEEGVFEATATIDNGSFGTRTIRFETGRLALQAAGAVVAYLDEENMLLSATTASKNPKEHFDFFPLTVDVEERMYAAGRIPGSFFRREGRPSTDAILTCRLIDRPLRPSFVDGLRNEIQIVVTILSLDPNDLYDVLAINAASASTQLGGLPFSGPIGAVRVALIDGTWVAFPTVEQIGRAVFDMVVAGRIVGTDDAGKPDVAIMMVEAEATENVIDLLEGGAAAPTESVVAQGLEAAKPFIAALCTAQQELADACGASAGTAGDFPVFPDYGDDVYYAVSSVATDELAAALTIAGKAERNQRTDEIKTQVLERLADTYPGREKEIGAAFRALTKKLVRQRIVTDHFRIDGRGITDIRALSAEVAVVPRAHGSALFERGETQILGVTTLDMVKMAQQIDSLGPETTKRYMHHYNFPPFSTGETGRVGSPKRREIGHGALAERALVPVLPGVEEFPYAIRQVSEALGSNGSTSMGSVCASTLALLNAGVPLKAPVAGIAMGLVSDDIEVEGDDGKRTERRFVTLTDILGAEDAFGDMDFKVAGTKDFVTALQLDTKLDGIPSQVLAGALEQARDARLTILEVMAEAIDRPDEMSPYAPRVTTIKVPVDKIGEVIGPKGKVINAITEETGAQISIEDDGTVFVGATDGPSAQAAIDRINAIANPQLPTVGERFLGTVVKTTDFGAFVSLLPGRDGLVHISKLGKGKRIAKVEDVVNVGDKLRVEIADIDKRGKISLVLVAEEESSANAPSGTAAPADAATASS; encoded by the coding sequence ATGTCTGTAGCTGAAATTGAAGAAGGCGTGTTCGAAGCGACCGCCACCATCGACAACGGGAGCTTCGGCACCCGCACCATCCGGTTCGAGACCGGCCGGCTGGCCTTGCAGGCGGCCGGCGCGGTGGTCGCCTACCTCGACGAGGAGAACATGCTCCTGTCGGCGACCACTGCCAGCAAGAATCCCAAGGAGCATTTCGACTTCTTCCCGCTGACCGTCGATGTCGAGGAGCGGATGTATGCGGCCGGCCGCATCCCCGGTTCGTTTTTCCGTCGTGAGGGACGACCCTCCACCGACGCCATCCTGACCTGCCGACTCATCGACCGGCCGCTGCGCCCGTCGTTCGTCGACGGTCTGCGCAACGAGATCCAGATCGTGGTGACGATCCTGAGCCTGGACCCCAACGACCTGTACGACGTGCTGGCGATCAACGCCGCGTCGGCGTCCACTCAACTGGGCGGACTGCCCTTCTCCGGTCCCATCGGCGCGGTGCGGGTGGCGCTGATCGACGGCACCTGGGTTGCGTTTCCGACCGTCGAACAGATCGGACGTGCGGTGTTCGACATGGTGGTCGCCGGCCGCATCGTCGGTACCGACGATGCGGGCAAGCCGGACGTCGCAATCATGATGGTCGAAGCGGAGGCCACCGAAAACGTCATCGATCTCCTCGAGGGCGGTGCCGCGGCGCCGACGGAAAGCGTGGTGGCCCAGGGGCTGGAGGCAGCCAAGCCGTTCATCGCCGCACTGTGCACCGCGCAGCAGGAACTTGCCGACGCGTGTGGGGCTTCGGCCGGGACGGCCGGCGACTTCCCGGTGTTCCCCGACTACGGCGACGACGTGTACTACGCGGTGTCCTCGGTGGCCACCGACGAGTTGGCCGCCGCGCTGACCATCGCCGGTAAGGCGGAACGCAATCAGCGCACCGACGAAATCAAGACCCAGGTGCTTGAACGGCTCGCCGACACCTACCCGGGCCGGGAGAAGGAGATCGGGGCCGCGTTCCGCGCGCTGACCAAGAAGCTGGTGCGGCAGCGCATCGTCACCGACCACTTCCGCATCGACGGCCGCGGCATCACCGACATCCGCGCCTTGTCGGCCGAGGTCGCGGTGGTACCGCGGGCACACGGCAGCGCGCTGTTCGAGCGCGGTGAGACCCAGATCCTCGGTGTGACGACCCTCGACATGGTCAAGATGGCCCAGCAGATCGACTCGTTGGGGCCGGAGACGACCAAGCGCTACATGCATCACTACAACTTCCCGCCGTTCTCCACCGGCGAGACGGGCCGGGTCGGCTCGCCCAAGCGCCGCGAGATCGGCCACGGCGCGCTAGCCGAACGTGCGCTGGTGCCGGTGCTGCCCGGTGTCGAGGAGTTCCCGTACGCCATCCGCCAGGTGTCGGAGGCGCTGGGCTCCAACGGCTCGACGTCGATGGGGTCGGTGTGCGCGTCCACGCTGGCGCTGCTGAACGCCGGGGTGCCGCTCAAGGCGCCGGTGGCCGGCATCGCGATGGGCCTGGTGTCCGACGACATAGAGGTAGAGGGTGACGACGGAAAACGCACCGAGCGGCGCTTCGTCACCCTGACCGACATCCTGGGCGCCGAAGACGCCTTCGGTGACATGGACTTCAAGGTCGCCGGAACCAAGGACTTCGTCACCGCTTTGCAGCTGGACACCAAGCTCGACGGCATTCCGTCGCAGGTGCTCGCGGGCGCGCTGGAGCAGGCCCGCGACGCCCGGCTGACCATCTTGGAGGTCATGGCCGAGGCCATCGACCGGCCCGACGAGATGAGCCCGTATGCGCCGCGCGTCACCACCATCAAGGTTCCGGTGGACAAGATCGGCGAGGTCATCGGCCCCAAAGGCAAGGTCATCAACGCCATCACCGAAGAAACCGGTGCACAGATCTCCATCGAGGACGACGGAACCGTGTTCGTCGGCGCCACCGACGGGCCCTCGGCGCAGGCCGCGATCGACCGGATCAACGCCATCGCCAATCCCCAGTTGCCGACGGTAGGGGAGCGGTTCCTCGGAACAGTGGTCAAGACAACCGATTTCGGTGCCTTCGTCTCACTGCTGCCCGGGCGGGACGGCCTCGTACACATCTCCAAGCTCGGCAAGGGCAAGCGCATCGCGAAGGTCGAGGACGTGGTCAACGTCGGCGACAAGCTGCGGGTGGAGATCGCCGATATCGACAAGCGCGGCAAGATCTCGCTCGTCTTGGTGGCTGAGGAGGAAAGCTCCGCCAACGCGCCTTCCGGCACCGCAGCGCCAGCCGATGCCGCGACGGCCAGCAGCTGA
- a CDS encoding M16 family metallopeptidase: MPRRPAAEPAAAQAVRRTTLPGGLRVVTEYLPSVRSASVGLWIGVGSRDEGVTVAGAAHFLEHLLFKSTPTRTAVDIAQAMDAVGGELNAFTAKEHTCYYAHVLDADLALAMDLVSDVVLNGRCAADDVELERDVVLEEIAMRDDDPEDALADLFLSALFGNHPVGRPVIGTVQSVSAMTRAQLQSFHLRRYTPERMVVAVAGNVDHGEVVALVREHFGPRLVRGRRPVAPRKGAGRVNGMPGLTLAERDAEQTHVSLGIRTPGRGWQHRWALSVLHTALGGGLSSRLFQEIREARGLAYSVCSALDIFADSGALSVYAACLPERFAEVMRVTADVLESVARDGITEAECRIAKGSLRGGLVLGLEDSSSRMSRIGRSELNYGKHRSIEHTLQQIERVTVEEVNMVARRLLGNRYGAAVLGPYGSKRQLPQQLRAMVN, from the coding sequence ATGCCGCGACGGCCAGCAGCTGAGCCAGCGGCGGCCCAGGCGGTGCGCCGCACTACGCTGCCGGGCGGTCTGCGCGTCGTTACCGAATACTTGCCGTCGGTGCGTTCGGCCTCGGTCGGGCTCTGGATCGGCGTGGGATCGCGCGACGAGGGCGTCACAGTGGCCGGCGCTGCGCACTTCCTCGAGCACCTGCTGTTCAAATCGACGCCCACCCGCACCGCCGTGGACATCGCGCAGGCAATGGACGCCGTGGGTGGCGAGCTGAACGCGTTCACCGCCAAGGAACACACCTGTTACTACGCGCATGTGCTCGACGCTGACCTGGCGCTGGCCATGGATCTGGTCTCCGATGTGGTACTCAACGGGCGCTGCGCCGCCGACGATGTCGAGCTGGAACGCGACGTCGTCCTCGAGGAGATCGCGATGCGCGACGACGATCCCGAGGACGCGCTGGCGGACCTGTTCCTCTCGGCGCTGTTCGGCAACCATCCGGTGGGCCGGCCGGTGATTGGCACCGTGCAATCCGTATCGGCGATGACCCGAGCCCAGCTGCAGTCGTTTCACCTGCGGCGCTACACACCGGAGCGCATGGTCGTGGCGGTGGCCGGCAACGTCGATCACGGCGAGGTGGTCGCATTGGTGCGGGAGCACTTCGGGCCGCGGTTGGTCCGCGGGCGCCGGCCCGTCGCACCACGCAAGGGTGCCGGCCGGGTGAACGGGATGCCCGGGTTGACGCTGGCCGAGCGCGACGCCGAGCAGACGCACGTCTCGCTGGGCATCCGCACGCCCGGGCGCGGCTGGCAGCACCGCTGGGCGCTGTCGGTGCTGCACACCGCGTTGGGCGGCGGGCTGAGCTCGCGGCTGTTCCAGGAGATCCGCGAGGCCCGCGGGTTGGCCTACTCGGTGTGCTCCGCGCTGGACATTTTCGCCGACAGCGGCGCACTGTCGGTGTATGCGGCCTGCCTGCCCGAACGTTTCGCCGAGGTGATGCGAGTGACCGCCGACGTGCTGGAATCGGTGGCACGCGACGGCATCACCGAGGCCGAATGCCGGATCGCCAAAGGCTCGTTACGCGGCGGCCTGGTGCTGGGCCTGGAAGATTCCAGCTCACGGATGAGCCGCATCGGTCGCAGCGAATTGAACTACGGCAAGCACCGCAGCATCGAGCACACCCTGCAGCAAATCGAGCGGGTCACCGTCGAGGAGGTCAACATGGTGGCCCGCCGGCTGCTCGGCAACCGCTACGGCGCTGCCGTTCTCGGTCCCTACGGCTCGAAACGACAGCTGCCGCAACAACTTCGAGCGATGGTAAATTAA
- a CDS encoding nitronate monooxygenase: MVLGFWDIAIPIVGAPMAGGPGTPALAAAVSNAGGLGFVAGGYISADKFADDIAAARAATTGPIGANLFVPQPSVADWMQLEYYAEELEEVAEYYRCEVGQPIHGDDDDWARKLEVVADVRPEVVSFTFGAPPPDVIRRLSALGLLVSVTVTSSYEAGVAIAAGADSLVVQGPGAGGHRGTFAPDMEPGEESLHQLLDRIGSAHDVPLIAAGGLGTVEDVAAVLRRGAVAAQVGTALMLADEAGTNPAHRVALKNPEFDSTLVTRAFSGRYARGLANNFTRLLDHVAPLGYPEVNQMTKPIRAAAVAADDPHGTNLWAGTAYRQARPGPAADIVASLAPDLRML; the protein is encoded by the coding sequence ATGGTGCTGGGCTTCTGGGACATCGCGATACCCATCGTTGGTGCGCCGATGGCCGGCGGGCCGGGCACACCGGCCCTGGCCGCGGCAGTGTCAAATGCGGGCGGGCTGGGCTTCGTCGCCGGTGGCTACATCAGCGCGGACAAGTTTGCCGACGACATCGCCGCCGCGCGCGCCGCCACCACGGGCCCGATCGGGGCGAACCTGTTTGTGCCCCAGCCCAGCGTCGCCGACTGGATGCAGCTGGAGTACTACGCGGAAGAACTCGAAGAGGTCGCCGAGTACTACCGCTGTGAGGTCGGCCAGCCGATACACGGTGACGACGACGATTGGGCCCGCAAACTCGAAGTGGTGGCCGACGTCCGCCCCGAGGTGGTGTCCTTCACTTTCGGCGCGCCGCCGCCGGATGTCATTCGCCGGCTGAGCGCGCTGGGATTGCTGGTGTCGGTCACCGTGACGTCGTCCTATGAGGCCGGGGTGGCCATCGCGGCCGGTGCCGACAGCCTGGTGGTGCAGGGCCCGGGAGCCGGCGGGCATCGCGGCACGTTCGCGCCGGACATGGAACCGGGGGAGGAGTCGTTGCATCAGCTGCTCGACCGGATCGGCAGCGCACACGACGTGCCGCTGATCGCCGCGGGCGGTTTGGGCACCGTCGAGGACGTCGCTGCCGTCCTGCGCAGGGGAGCGGTCGCCGCCCAGGTCGGCACCGCGCTGATGCTCGCCGACGAAGCGGGGACCAACCCGGCGCACCGGGTTGCGCTGAAGAACCCGGAGTTCGACTCCACCCTGGTCACGCGGGCATTCTCCGGCCGGTACGCCCGCGGGCTGGCGAACAACTTCACCCGACTGCTCGATCACGTCGCGCCGCTGGGCTATCCCGAGGTCAACCAGATGACCAAGCCGATACGCGCGGCAGCGGTCGCGGCGGACGACCCGCATGGGACCAACCTCTGGGCGGGCACCGCCTACCGGCAGGCCCGCCCGGGTCCGGCGGCCGACATCGTCGCGTCGTTGGCTCCCGACTTGCGAATGCTGTAG
- a CDS encoding SRPBCC family protein, translated as MTEPSVSATVQINASPQRVYGLITDLSTLASLAEEAVSMELRKGDGIRKGAVFVGHNENGSRRWNTTCTVTDAEPGRTFAFDVRSAVIPVARWQYDIVASGGGCRVTESTWDRRPRWFRKIAGMATGVGDRAAANAEHIQLTLRRLKQRAEAE; from the coding sequence ATGACTGAGCCTTCGGTGTCGGCCACTGTCCAGATCAATGCCAGTCCGCAGCGGGTGTATGGGCTGATCACCGATCTGTCGACACTGGCCTCGCTGGCCGAGGAGGCGGTGTCGATGGAATTGCGCAAGGGCGACGGAATCCGCAAAGGGGCCGTGTTCGTCGGCCACAACGAAAATGGCAGCCGTCGGTGGAATACGACGTGCACCGTCACCGATGCCGAGCCGGGCCGCACCTTCGCATTCGACGTGCGCAGTGCTGTCATTCCGGTGGCGCGGTGGCAATACGACATCGTCGCGTCCGGTGGCGGCTGCCGGGTCACCGAGAGCACCTGGGACCGGCGGCCGCGCTGGTTCCGCAAGATCGCCGGCATGGCAACCGGGGTTGGCGACCGGGCGGCGGCCAACGCCGAGCACATCCAGCTCACCCTGCGGCGCCTGAAGCAACGCGCTGAGGCCGAGTAG
- a CDS encoding metal-dependent hydrolase: MFSVDERPAGLHSGKPGPPDHEHLVLEARDVEFDWARLPFHYVPNEPLATHFINVLHLLLPAGEEFFVKVFKKTLPLIKDDQLRRDVQGFIGQEAMHSQAHSGVLAHFDARGVDVTPFTEQISWLFEKLLADKPRKSLRRQHNWLLEQVSFIAAIEHYTAVLGAWILDSPQLDAVGADPVMMDMLRWHGAEEVEHKAVAFDTMKHLRAGYWRQARAQLAVTPVLLLLWIRGVRFMYSVDPYLPPGVKPRWRDYLDSARRGLLPGPWRLLRVVGHYYRPGFHPSQLGGLERAVDYLAVSPAARASR; this comes from the coding sequence ATGTTCTCTGTCGATGAGCGGCCAGCGGGATTGCATTCTGGCAAGCCGGGTCCCCCCGACCACGAGCATCTCGTCCTGGAGGCACGCGACGTCGAGTTCGACTGGGCGCGTTTGCCATTCCACTATGTGCCGAACGAGCCGTTGGCCACGCACTTCATTAATGTCCTGCACCTGCTGCTGCCGGCCGGCGAGGAGTTCTTCGTCAAGGTGTTCAAGAAGACGCTGCCGCTGATCAAAGACGATCAACTGCGGCGGGATGTACAGGGGTTCATCGGGCAAGAGGCGATGCATTCGCAAGCACATTCCGGCGTGTTGGCCCACTTCGATGCCCGAGGCGTGGACGTGACGCCGTTCACCGAACAGATCAGCTGGCTGTTCGAGAAGCTGTTGGCCGACAAACCCCGGAAAAGCTTACGCAGACAGCACAACTGGTTGCTGGAGCAGGTCTCGTTCATCGCGGCGATTGAGCACTACACCGCTGTCTTGGGCGCGTGGATTCTGGACTCCCCGCAGCTCGATGCCGTCGGAGCCGATCCGGTGATGATGGACATGCTCCGGTGGCATGGCGCAGAAGAGGTCGAGCACAAGGCGGTGGCCTTCGACACCATGAAGCATCTACGCGCCGGATATTGGCGGCAGGCGCGTGCCCAGCTGGCCGTCACCCCGGTGCTGTTGCTGTTGTGGATCCGCGGAGTGCGGTTCATGTACTCGGTGGATCCCTACCTACCACCGGGCGTCAAGCCGCGTTGGCGCGACTACCTCGATTCGGCGCGCCGGGGCTTGTTGCCGGGTCCGTGGCGATTGCTGCGGGTCGTCGGCCACTACTATCGGCCGGGTTTTCACCCGTCGCAGCTGGGTGGACTGGAGCGGGCGGTCGATTACCTGGCCGTCTCACCCGCTGCCCGGGCGTCGCGCTGA
- a CDS encoding PDR/VanB family oxidoreductase, translated as MPESIWASRPADLYDSSRRDRFATALWSVRTLFGGFASASRWDPSRVSPVRRTHLATVVGRELVAPDVVALTLADPDGGLLPSWTPGGHIDVHLLSGRRRQYSLCGRPGRRTDYRIAIRRIADGGGGSVEMHEAYDVGDPLVFEGPHNAFYLGTAEPDPLFVIGGIGVTPILPMIQAAQQRGTHWRAVYAGRSRDHMPLLDEVVSVAPERVTVWADDERGRIPSVDDLLGGAGPTTAVYVCGPTPMLEAVRAARARHAHAPLHYERFSPPPVVDGLPFELELGRSGRVLNVPANRTALDVMRDDDPTTAYSCQQGFCGTCKVKVLAGQVDHRGRAAEADDEMLVCVSRAESRRVVIDV; from the coding sequence GTGCCGGAAAGTATTTGGGCAAGCAGGCCCGCTGACTTGTACGACAGTAGCCGGCGGGATCGTTTTGCCACCGCGTTGTGGAGTGTCCGCACGCTGTTCGGCGGGTTTGCGTCGGCCTCGCGATGGGACCCGTCGCGGGTCAGCCCGGTGCGACGGACACATCTGGCGACCGTCGTCGGACGCGAACTCGTGGCACCCGACGTGGTGGCGCTGACCCTGGCCGACCCGGACGGCGGATTGCTGCCGTCCTGGACACCCGGCGGTCACATCGACGTGCACCTGCTCTCGGGCCGGCGCCGGCAGTACTCGCTGTGCGGGCGGCCCGGGCGCCGCACGGACTACCGCATCGCAATCCGGCGCATCGCCGACGGTGGCGGTGGTTCGGTAGAGATGCACGAGGCCTACGACGTCGGTGACCCGCTGGTTTTCGAAGGGCCTCACAACGCGTTCTATCTAGGAACGGCCGAGCCCGACCCGCTTTTCGTTATCGGCGGCATCGGAGTGACACCGATCCTGCCGATGATCCAGGCGGCTCAGCAGCGCGGAACCCATTGGCGGGCCGTCTATGCCGGCCGAAGCCGAGACCACATGCCGTTGCTCGACGAGGTCGTGTCGGTGGCACCGGAGCGCGTGACGGTGTGGGCCGACGACGAGCGCGGCCGCATCCCCTCCGTCGATGACCTCCTGGGCGGCGCCGGTCCGACGACGGCCGTTTACGTGTGCGGGCCGACCCCCATGCTGGAGGCCGTGCGCGCGGCCCGCGCCCGGCATGCCCACGCACCGTTGCACTATGAGCGGTTCAGCCCGCCGCCGGTTGTCGACGGACTTCCGTTCGAGCTGGAACTCGGGCGGTCGGGAAGAGTGCTGAACGTTCCGGCGAACCGGACGGCGTTGGATGTCATGCGCGACGACGACCCGACCACCGCATACTCCTGTCAGCAGGGCTTCTGTGGCACGTGCAAGGTCAAAGTCCTTGCCGGACAAGTGGATCACCGCGGCCGCGCAGCTGAAGCCGACGACGAGATGCTGGTGTGCGTGTCCCGGGCTGAGAGCCGCCGCGTGGTCATCGACGTCTGA
- a CDS encoding Rieske 2Fe-2S domain-containing protein, producing the protein MAKPPLSMKPTGWFQVAWCDEIAVGEVLRMKYFDQEMVAWRAASGRLTVMNAYCEHLGAHLGHGGKVVGEVLQCPFHGWQWSHQGRNVCIPYQDRPNRGRRITTYPVVERNESVYIWHDVQGREPFFDAPDVFASFDDGAAADYYPQQRLYRPGLELHPQYVLENGVDFAHFKYVHNTPIVPVFTRHDFAAPVSFVDFTITFEGDDGQQIEDVNSGVQAVNGGLGVAVTKSWGMVDNRTISAITPVDESTSDVRFMVYIGRTAAKDPARAELKAREFGQEVIRQFEQDIDIWAHQRYSDRPALTPDELRGFTAIRAWAKQFYPNGLGGSAADEHAASRTGGRQ; encoded by the coding sequence ATGGCCAAGCCGCCGCTGTCGATGAAGCCGACCGGATGGTTCCAGGTCGCCTGGTGCGACGAAATCGCGGTCGGTGAAGTCCTCCGGATGAAGTACTTCGATCAGGAGATGGTCGCCTGGCGCGCCGCGTCCGGTCGCCTGACCGTGATGAACGCCTACTGCGAACACCTCGGTGCTCACCTGGGTCACGGCGGCAAAGTCGTCGGCGAGGTGCTGCAGTGTCCCTTCCACGGCTGGCAGTGGAGTCACCAGGGCCGCAACGTGTGCATCCCGTATCAGGACCGGCCCAACCGGGGGCGGCGCATCACCACCTATCCGGTGGTTGAGCGCAACGAGTCGGTGTACATCTGGCACGACGTCCAGGGCCGCGAACCGTTTTTCGACGCACCGGATGTGTTCGCCAGCTTCGACGACGGTGCTGCCGCGGACTACTACCCGCAGCAGCGGTTGTACCGGCCGGGTCTGGAGCTCCATCCGCAGTACGTGCTCGAAAACGGGGTGGATTTCGCGCATTTCAAGTACGTGCACAACACCCCCATCGTGCCGGTATTCACCCGCCACGACTTCGCTGCCCCGGTGTCCTTCGTCGACTTCACCATCACCTTCGAAGGTGACGACGGCCAGCAGATCGAGGACGTCAACAGCGGCGTGCAGGCCGTCAACGGCGGCTTGGGAGTTGCGGTGACCAAGAGCTGGGGCATGGTCGACAACCGCACCATCTCCGCGATCACGCCGGTGGACGAATCCACCTCCGATGTCCGGTTCATGGTCTACATCGGCAGGACGGCGGCCAAGGATCCGGCCCGCGCCGAGCTCAAGGCACGCGAGTTCGGACAGGAAGTGATCCGGCAGTTCGAGCAGGACATCGACATCTGGGCTCACCAGCGCTACTCCGACCGACCCGCACTGACCCCCGACGAACTCCGCGGCTTCACTGCAATTCGCGCCTGGGCCAAGCAGTTCTATCCAAACGGTCTTGGCGGCAGCGCTGCCGACGAGCACGCGGCATCGCGGACAGGGGGACGCCAATGA